From one Mycobacterium colombiense CECT 3035 genomic stretch:
- a CDS encoding CYTH and CHAD domain-containing protein, with protein MPAKAPQPSRHLEVERKFDVVESTVSPSFEGIAAVAHVEKSAAQTLDATYFDTPIHDLARNKITLRRRTGGSDAGWHLKLPSGPDARTEVRLPLDASNGGDTVPNELTDVVLAIVRDRPLQPVARITTRRESQVLYDAAGTALAEFSNDHVTAWSTRGFEDTDAPTEQEWREWELELLESSGLSNGTAGVELLNRLSNRLLDAGAAPAGHGSKLARVLGTPPNGATPSADPLQRAIAEQVRELVVWDRAVRADAYDSIHQMRVTTRKLRSLLRDYQESFGLPEDGWVLDELRELAGILGVARDAEVLAERYERDLDGLAPELVRGPVRERLVGGAQRRYQTGLRRSLIAMRSQRYFRLLDSLDLIAAETPGAATAEEQAPVTIEAAYKKVRKAQRAAAEVDREHPDDHHQRDEALHRIRKRAKRLRYTASATGAAKVSEQAKAVQSLLGDHQDSVVSREHLRQEAEIAHSAGEDTFTYGLLYQREADLADRCRDELDDTLRKLAKAVRRAGH; from the coding sequence ATGCCTGCAAAAGCGCCGCAACCCTCGCGTCATCTCGAGGTCGAGCGCAAGTTCGACGTGGTCGAATCCACCGTGTCGCCCTCGTTCGAGGGGATCGCCGCGGTCGCGCACGTCGAGAAGTCAGCGGCGCAAACCCTGGATGCGACGTACTTCGACACGCCCATACACGATTTGGCGCGCAACAAGATCACCCTGCGCCGCCGCACCGGTGGTTCCGACGCGGGCTGGCACCTCAAGCTGCCGTCCGGTCCCGACGCCCGCACCGAGGTCCGCCTGCCGCTGGACGCCTCGAACGGCGGCGACACGGTGCCCAACGAGTTGACGGACGTGGTGCTGGCGATCGTCCGCGACCGCCCGCTGCAGCCCGTCGCGCGCATCACCACCCGACGCGAGAGCCAGGTGCTGTACGACGCCGCGGGCACCGCGCTGGCCGAGTTCAGCAACGACCATGTCACCGCGTGGTCGACGCGGGGGTTCGAGGACACCGACGCTCCGACCGAACAGGAGTGGCGCGAGTGGGAATTGGAGCTCCTGGAATCCAGTGGGCTTTCCAACGGGACGGCCGGCGTCGAGCTGCTGAATCGGTTGAGCAATCGGCTGCTGGACGCCGGGGCCGCACCGGCGGGTCACGGCTCCAAGCTGGCGCGGGTGCTCGGCACGCCGCCCAACGGCGCCACCCCGTCTGCGGATCCGCTGCAGCGCGCGATCGCCGAGCAGGTTCGCGAGCTGGTGGTGTGGGATCGCGCGGTACGTGCCGACGCCTACGACTCCATACACCAGATGCGGGTGACCACCCGCAAGCTGCGCAGCCTGCTGCGCGACTACCAGGAGTCGTTCGGGCTGCCCGAGGACGGGTGGGTCCTGGACGAACTGCGTGAGCTCGCCGGAATTCTGGGTGTGGCGCGCGACGCCGAGGTGCTCGCCGAGCGATACGAGCGCGACTTGGACGGGCTCGCACCGGAATTGGTGCGCGGGCCGGTGCGCGAACGTCTGGTCGGGGGTGCCCAGCGGCGCTACCAGACCGGGCTGCGCCGGTCCTTGATCGCCATGCGCTCGCAGCGGTACTTCCGCCTGCTGGACTCCCTCGACCTGATAGCGGCCGAAACCCCCGGCGCCGCCACGGCCGAGGAGCAGGCGCCGGTGACCATCGAGGCCGCCTACAAGAAGGTCCGCAAGGCCCAGAGGGCCGCCGCCGAGGTCGACCGCGAGCACCCGGATGACCACCACCAGCGCGACGAGGCGCTTCATCGGATCCGCAAGCGCGCCAAGCGTCTTCGTTACACCGCCTCGGCTACCGGCGCCGCGAAGGTGTCCGAACAGGCCAAGGCCGTCCAGTCGCTGCTCGGTGACCATCAAGACAGCGTCGTCAGCCGCGAGCACCTGCGTCAGGAGGCCGAGATCGCGCACTCCGCCGGCGAGGACACCTTCACCTACGGGCTGCTGTATCAGCGGGAGGCCGACCTGGCCGACCGCTGCCGCGACGAGCTCGACGACACCCTGCGCAAACTCGCGAAGGCGGTGCGCAGGGCGGGACATTAG
- a CDS encoding 2OG-Fe(II) oxygenase, translated as MDRWGKRVDSGDWDAIATAVDEFGGALLPRLVTPAEAARLRKLYADDDLFRSTIDMAPKRYGAGQYRYFHAPYPEPIEELKQALYPRLLPIARDWWGRLGRDAPWPDRLDDWLAACHAAGQHRSTALMLKYGAGDWNALHRDLYGDLVFPLQVVINLSDPETDYTGGEFLLVEQRLRAQSRGMATQLPQGHGYVFTTRERPVPSARGWSAAPVRHGVSVVRSGERYAMGLIFHDAA; from the coding sequence ATGGACCGATGGGGAAAGCGGGTCGACAGCGGCGATTGGGACGCCATCGCCACCGCGGTCGACGAGTTCGGCGGCGCACTGCTGCCGCGGCTGGTCACGCCCGCCGAAGCGGCCCGGCTGCGCAAGCTCTACGCCGACGACGACCTGTTCCGGTCGACCATCGACATGGCGCCCAAACGCTATGGCGCCGGACAATACCGGTATTTCCACGCGCCCTACCCCGAACCGATCGAAGAGCTCAAGCAGGCCCTCTATCCCCGGTTGCTGCCGATAGCGCGGGACTGGTGGGGCAGGCTCGGCCGGGACGCGCCCTGGCCGGACCGCCTCGACGATTGGCTGGCAGCCTGTCACGCCGCCGGTCAGCACAGATCGACCGCCCTGATGCTGAAATACGGTGCGGGCGACTGGAATGCGCTGCACCGCGATCTGTACGGTGACCTGGTTTTCCCGCTCCAAGTGGTCATCAACCTCAGCGACCCCGAGACCGACTACACCGGCGGCGAATTCCTGCTCGTCGAACAGCGCCTGCGGGCCCAATCCCGGGGCATGGCAACGCAACTGCCGCAGGGACACGGCTACGTCTTCACCACGCGGGAACGCCCGGTGCCCTCGGCGCGGGGCTGGTCCGCGGCGCCGGTCCGCCACGGCGTCTCGGTCGTTCGCTCCGGCGAGCGCTACGCGATGGGGCTGATCTTTCACGACGCGGCCTAG
- a CDS encoding cytochrome P450, translating to MTEAESFVDQTVTGLAEPQPMYKALRETTPVFRSPQAVVLSRLADIEMALKHTELFSSNMDAVDLGNVRPLIPLQIDPPEHAKYRRVLDPLFTPREMARREPRVTELVNEMIDRFAGRGECDFHAEFAVPLPCTVFLQLLGLPLDDLERFLVWKDGVIRPEGDSGFDRRHESSAAVAQQIYEYFDRAIDDHIARPRDDVLSAMIAANFKDDAGQPLSREELLDICFLFLIAGLDTVTDSLDCFFVYLARHPGHRRQLVEQPDVLPGAVEELLRWETPVPGVARVAVQDVEVGGCPISKGERVSPLLGAANTDPAEFPDPELVDFTRNPNRHRAFGGGPHRCLGSHLARMELRVALREFHRRIPDYQIKPGTELCYTAALRSVESLPLVFPVS from the coding sequence ATGACAGAAGCCGAAAGTTTCGTCGACCAGACGGTCACGGGGCTCGCGGAGCCGCAACCGATGTACAAGGCGCTGCGCGAAACCACCCCCGTGTTCCGGTCGCCGCAGGCGGTGGTTCTCAGCCGCCTGGCCGACATCGAAATGGCGCTCAAACACACCGAGCTGTTCTCGTCGAACATGGATGCGGTCGACCTGGGCAACGTGCGGCCGCTGATCCCGCTGCAGATCGACCCGCCCGAGCACGCCAAGTACCGACGCGTCCTCGATCCGCTGTTCACCCCGCGCGAGATGGCCCGGCGCGAACCACGGGTGACCGAGCTGGTCAACGAGATGATCGACCGCTTCGCCGGCCGGGGCGAGTGCGACTTCCACGCCGAGTTCGCGGTGCCGCTGCCCTGCACCGTCTTTCTGCAGCTACTCGGCCTGCCGCTGGACGACCTCGAGCGATTCCTGGTGTGGAAGGACGGCGTCATCCGCCCCGAGGGCGACTCGGGTTTCGACCGCCGCCACGAGAGCTCCGCGGCCGTGGCCCAGCAGATCTACGAGTACTTCGACCGCGCCATCGACGACCACATCGCCCGCCCGCGCGACGACGTGCTGTCGGCCATGATCGCGGCGAACTTCAAAGACGATGCCGGCCAACCACTGTCGCGCGAGGAGCTGCTCGACATCTGTTTCCTGTTCCTCATCGCCGGACTGGACACGGTCACCGACTCGCTCGACTGCTTCTTCGTATACCTGGCGCGTCACCCCGGCCATCGCCGTCAACTCGTCGAGCAGCCCGACGTCCTGCCCGGCGCGGTCGAAGAGTTGTTGCGTTGGGAGACACCGGTTCCCGGTGTGGCCCGGGTGGCCGTCCAGGACGTCGAGGTGGGCGGGTGCCCGATCAGCAAGGGCGAGCGGGTCAGCCCGCTGCTGGGTGCGGCCAACACCGACCCGGCCGAGTTCCCCGACCCGGAGCTGGTGGACTTCACCCGTAACCCCAACCGGCACCGGGCTTTCGGCGGCGGGCCGCACCGCTGCCTCGGCTCGCACCTGGCCCGCATGGAGCTTCGGGTGGCGTTGCGCGAATTCCACCGCCGCATACCCGATTACCAGATCAAGCCCGGCACCGAGCTGTGCTACACCGCCGCACTGCGGTCGGTGGAGTCGCTGCCGCTGGTCTTTCCGGTGTCATGA
- a CDS encoding helix-turn-helix domain-containing protein, producing the protein MQAKTTPDIDLLVRRRLRELRVQRGLTLQEVGERAGIDVSTLSRLESGKRRLALDHLPRLARALSVSTDELLQAPPTPDPRVRGTARTHHGVTYWPLTHQGPAGGLHAFKVRVSARRRTPPTDLPVHEGQDWMYVLSGRLRLILGERDFTIDPGQAVEFSTWTPHWFGVVDGPVEAIMIFGAHGERLHLHS; encoded by the coding sequence ATGCAGGCAAAAACCACCCCCGACATCGACCTCCTGGTGCGCCGGCGACTGCGCGAACTGCGGGTGCAACGCGGGCTGACGCTGCAGGAGGTGGGCGAGCGCGCCGGCATCGACGTCTCGACGCTGAGCCGCCTCGAGTCCGGGAAACGCCGGCTGGCGTTGGATCACCTGCCCCGGCTGGCGCGCGCTTTGTCGGTCAGCACCGACGAGCTGCTGCAGGCGCCGCCCACCCCCGACCCGCGGGTGCGCGGCACCGCGCGCACCCACCACGGCGTCACCTATTGGCCGCTGACCCACCAGGGGCCCGCCGGTGGCCTGCACGCGTTCAAGGTCCGGGTCAGCGCGCGTCGCCGCACCCCGCCCACCGACCTGCCCGTGCACGAGGGCCAGGACTGGATGTATGTGCTTTCCGGCCGGCTGCGGCTCATCCTGGGCGAACGCGACTTCACCATCGACCCGGGCCAGGCCGTCGAGTTCTCGACGTGGACACCGCACTGGTTCGGCGTGGTGGACGGGCCGGTGGAGGCGATCATGATCTTCGGAGCGCACGGCGAGCGGCTCCACCTGCACAGTTGA
- a CDS encoding ferredoxin: protein MTHVAVDADLCTGHGRCYTLAPGVFDADEVGHCLVLVDEVSGELETQAVTAERNCPERAITLTR, encoded by the coding sequence ATGACTCACGTCGCGGTCGACGCCGACCTGTGCACCGGGCACGGGCGCTGCTACACCCTGGCGCCCGGCGTCTTCGACGCCGACGAGGTCGGGCACTGCCTGGTGCTCGTCGACGAGGTGTCCGGCGAGCTCGAAACGCAGGCCGTCACGGCCGAGCGCAATTGCCCGGAGCGCGCGATCACGCTGACTCGGTGA
- a CDS encoding aconitate hydratase — MPMNVAHKLISSHLESGEMSPGEEIAIRIDQTLTQDATGTLVMQELEALGLDRARTEVSVQYVDHNLLQGDEKNAEDHEYLRTAAQRFGLWFSKPGNGVSHPTHMQRFGIPGKTMVGSDSHTPAAGSLGMLAIGVGGLEVALAITGRPLHIRMPEIWGVRLDVELPQWCSAKDVILEMLRRHDVKGAVNRIIEYHGPGVATLTAMDRHVIANMGAELGATTTVFPSDDAVREFLRAEGREDDWTELLADEGAGYDVEDSIDLSQIEPLIAKPSSPGNVVPVRDVAGEEIAQTVIGSSANPGLRDFAIAAAMVAGRQTAPQVSFDINPTSREILADLTKMGATLDLVVAGARIHQAGCMGCIGMGQAPAVGRNSLRTMPRNFPGRSGTKEDAVWLCSPETAAASALTGVITDPRAWAEEQQMEYPKLELPERNSVNTAMLVPPLEPEEAQRVEPVKGPNISSLPELSPLPDEIEAPVLLKVGDNVSTDEISPAGVQALPLRSNIPKLAMFSFTRIDDSYPERAQAAGDGGHIIVAGDNYGQGSSREHAAIAPRYLGLRAVIAKSFARIHWQNLANYGILALEFDNPDDYDSVDQDDTLRIQNLDALDKEDVLQVDNVSKESSFAVRHRLSPRQVKDVLAGGLIPRLNQEQE; from the coding sequence ATGCCCATGAACGTCGCCCACAAGCTGATCAGCTCGCATCTGGAGTCCGGGGAGATGTCCCCGGGAGAAGAGATCGCGATCCGCATCGATCAGACGCTGACCCAGGACGCCACCGGCACCCTGGTGATGCAGGAACTCGAGGCGCTCGGCCTCGATCGCGCCCGCACCGAAGTGAGCGTGCAGTACGTCGACCACAACCTGCTGCAGGGCGACGAGAAGAACGCCGAGGATCACGAATACCTGCGCACCGCGGCGCAACGCTTCGGGCTGTGGTTCTCCAAACCGGGCAACGGGGTGTCGCACCCGACCCACATGCAGCGCTTCGGCATCCCCGGCAAGACGATGGTGGGGTCCGACTCCCACACCCCGGCGGCCGGATCGCTGGGCATGCTCGCCATCGGCGTCGGCGGTCTCGAAGTGGCGCTCGCGATCACCGGGCGGCCACTGCACATCCGGATGCCCGAAATCTGGGGGGTGCGGCTCGACGTTGAGCTGCCCCAGTGGTGTTCGGCCAAGGACGTGATCCTGGAGATGTTGCGCCGACATGACGTCAAGGGCGCGGTGAACCGGATCATCGAGTACCACGGGCCCGGTGTGGCGACGCTGACGGCGATGGACCGCCACGTCATCGCCAACATGGGCGCCGAACTCGGCGCCACCACCACGGTGTTTCCCAGCGACGACGCCGTCCGCGAATTCCTGCGGGCCGAGGGACGCGAGGACGACTGGACAGAGTTGCTGGCCGACGAGGGCGCGGGCTACGACGTCGAGGACAGCATCGACTTATCGCAGATCGAGCCGCTGATCGCCAAACCGTCGTCACCGGGCAACGTGGTGCCGGTGCGCGACGTGGCCGGCGAGGAGATCGCCCAGACGGTGATCGGTTCCAGCGCCAACCCCGGGCTGCGCGATTTCGCGATCGCGGCCGCCATGGTGGCGGGACGCCAGACGGCCCCGCAGGTCAGCTTCGACATCAACCCGACGTCACGCGAGATCCTGGCCGACCTGACCAAGATGGGCGCGACGCTCGATCTGGTGGTGGCCGGCGCGCGCATCCACCAGGCGGGCTGCATGGGGTGCATCGGCATGGGCCAGGCCCCCGCGGTCGGCCGCAACTCGCTGCGCACGATGCCGCGCAACTTTCCCGGCCGCTCGGGCACTAAGGAGGACGCGGTCTGGCTCTGCTCCCCCGAGACCGCCGCGGCGTCGGCGCTGACGGGTGTGATCACCGATCCGCGGGCGTGGGCCGAAGAGCAGCAGATGGAGTATCCGAAACTCGAGCTACCCGAACGCAACTCCGTCAACACCGCCATGTTGGTGCCCCCGCTCGAGCCCGAGGAGGCACAACGGGTCGAACCCGTGAAGGGACCCAACATCTCCAGCCTGCCCGAGTTGTCACCGCTGCCGGACGAAATCGAGGCGCCGGTGCTGCTCAAGGTCGGCGACAACGTCTCCACCGACGAGATCTCACCGGCCGGAGTGCAGGCGCTCCCACTGCGGTCCAACATCCCGAAGCTCGCGATGTTCAGCTTCACTCGGATCGACGATTCCTACCCCGAGCGGGCTCAAGCGGCCGGCGACGGCGGGCACATCATCGTCGCCGGCGACAACTACGGCCAGGGCTCCTCGCGGGAGCACGCCGCGATCGCTCCGCGTTACCTGGGACTGCGCGCGGTCATCGCCAAGTCCTTCGCCCGCATCCACTGGCAGAACCTGGCCAACTACGGCATTTTGGCGCTCGAGTTCGACAATCCCGACGACTACGACTCGGTCGACCAAGACGACACCCTCCGCATCCAGAACCTGGACGCTCTCGACAAAGAGGACGTCCTGCAGGTCGACAATGTGAGCAAGGAATCGTCATTCGCTGTGCGGCATCGGCTCTCGCCGCGGCAAGTCAAGGATGTGTTGGCCGGCGGCCTGATCCCGCGACTCAACCAAGAGCAGGAGTAA
- a CDS encoding class I SAM-dependent methyltransferase has translation MENSCKPDDAQRFWEERYRSVERAWSGRVNPRLAEVAAGLPAGRALDLGCGEGADALWLAERGWQVVAVDISATALRRATEAASARNLLAHIDFQQHDLNESFPEGSFDLVSAQYLHSPARLERDGVLQRAAERVDRGGVLLIVDHGAPPPWAEHHDGHHFAGIEEVLGSLRLDPPRWTRLRTEAVDREMLGPNGEVGTMADNIMVLRRDG, from the coding sequence ATGGAAAATTCGTGCAAACCTGATGACGCCCAGCGGTTCTGGGAGGAGCGCTACCGCTCGGTCGAGCGGGCGTGGAGCGGACGGGTCAATCCCCGCCTGGCCGAGGTGGCTGCCGGCCTGCCGGCGGGCCGGGCGCTCGACCTCGGCTGCGGTGAGGGGGCCGACGCGCTCTGGCTGGCCGAGCGCGGCTGGCAGGTGGTGGCCGTCGATATCTCGGCCACCGCGCTGCGGCGCGCCACCGAGGCCGCATCGGCCCGGAACCTGCTCGCGCACATCGACTTTCAGCAACACGACCTCAACGAGAGTTTCCCCGAGGGGAGCTTCGATCTGGTGTCCGCGCAGTATCTGCACTCCCCGGCGCGGCTGGAACGCGACGGGGTGCTGCAGCGGGCGGCCGAGCGGGTGGATCGTGGTGGGGTGCTGCTGATCGTCGACCACGGGGCACCCCCGCCATGGGCGGAACACCACGACGGTCACCACTTCGCCGGCATCGAGGAGGTCCTCGGGTCGCTGCGCCTGGACCCGCCGCGGTGGACGCGGCTGCGCACCGAGGCCGTCGACCGCGAAATGCTCGGCCCGAACGGGGAAGTCGGAACGATGGCCGACAACATCATGGTGTTGCGGCGAGACGGATAG
- a CDS encoding heme-binding protein, translating into MVSFVRLAARVVAGAMAAGAVGVAMLFATAGSAAADWPMDDPEPAPSSQPNCTAADLAQVSSGVAAATSAYLFTHPDVNAYFTSLKGQPRDDMRAQLKQYMDANPQTHADLEGIRQPLTDFQNRCR; encoded by the coding sequence ATGGTGTCTTTTGTTCGCCTGGCGGCCCGGGTTGTCGCCGGTGCAATGGCGGCCGGCGCGGTCGGTGTGGCAATGCTTTTCGCGACGGCGGGTTCGGCCGCAGCGGACTGGCCGATGGACGATCCGGAACCGGCCCCCTCGTCGCAACCGAACTGCACGGCGGCCGATCTTGCCCAGGTCTCCTCGGGCGTTGCCGCCGCGACGTCGGCGTATTTGTTCACCCATCCCGACGTCAACGCGTACTTCACCAGCTTGAAGGGGCAGCCGCGCGACGACATGCGTGCGCAGTTGAAGCAGTACATGGACGCCAACCCGCAGACCCACGCCGACCTCGAGGGCATTCGCCAGCCCTTGACCGACTTCCAGAACCGGTGCCGCTGA
- a CDS encoding 1,4-beta-xylanase, whose product MHRRTVLALPLLVAGGVALARTPHASAKPPNTSPQASRWSPERANRWYQAQGWPVGANYITSNAINQLEMFQRETFDPRRIDTELGWARTNGFNAIRVFLHDQLWAQDPHGFQGRLAQFVDIAARHGIKPLFVLFDSCWDPFPQAGPQRAPRPGIHNSGWVQSPGAARLDDHGYLRTMRGYVTGVLTQFRRDDRVLGWDLWNEPDNPADAYASVERKDKVDLVAQLLPQVFEWARLVDPCQPLTSGVWHGEWADPGRRSVISGIQLDNSDVITFHSYAGPEEFERRIAELVPLGRPILCTEYMARPLGSTVQDILPIAKRAGVGAFNWGLVAGKTQTFFPWDSWDQPNPDPAMPQEWFHDLLAPDGRPFRDSEIQTILELSDLAMHLQPPPPPPPAG is encoded by the coding sequence GTGCACCGTCGAACGGTGCTGGCGTTGCCACTGCTAGTAGCGGGAGGCGTGGCTTTGGCCCGGACACCACACGCGTCGGCAAAACCGCCCAACACCTCACCGCAGGCGAGTCGTTGGTCGCCCGAGCGGGCCAACCGCTGGTATCAGGCGCAGGGCTGGCCGGTCGGCGCGAACTACATCACCTCCAACGCCATCAACCAGCTGGAGATGTTCCAGCGCGAAACCTTCGACCCCCGGCGCATCGATACCGAGCTGGGCTGGGCGCGAACCAACGGATTCAACGCGATACGGGTCTTCCTGCACGATCAGCTCTGGGCGCAGGACCCCCACGGGTTTCAGGGCCGGCTGGCCCAGTTCGTCGACATCGCCGCCCGCCACGGCATCAAACCGCTGTTCGTCTTGTTCGATTCCTGCTGGGACCCGTTTCCGCAGGCCGGCCCGCAGCGCGCGCCGCGGCCGGGCATCCACAACTCCGGCTGGGTGCAGAGTCCGGGGGCGGCGCGCCTCGACGATCACGGCTACCTGCGCACCATGCGCGGCTACGTCACCGGCGTGCTGACGCAGTTCCGCCGCGACGACCGCGTCCTGGGCTGGGACCTGTGGAACGAGCCGGACAACCCGGCCGACGCCTACGCCTCGGTCGAGCGCAAAGACAAGGTGGACCTGGTCGCCCAGTTGCTGCCGCAGGTGTTCGAGTGGGCCCGGCTGGTCGATCCCTGCCAGCCGTTGACCAGTGGCGTCTGGCACGGCGAGTGGGCCGACCCGGGGCGCCGCAGCGTCATCAGCGGCATCCAGCTCGACAACTCCGACGTCATCACGTTCCACTCCTACGCAGGACCGGAGGAGTTCGAGCGACGCATCGCCGAGCTCGTCCCGCTGGGCCGGCCCATCCTGTGCACCGAGTACATGGCCCGGCCGCTGGGCAGCACGGTGCAGGACATTCTGCCGATCGCCAAGCGCGCCGGCGTCGGGGCGTTCAACTGGGGATTGGTCGCCGGCAAGACGCAGACCTTCTTCCCCTGGGATTCCTGGGACCAGCCGAACCCCGACCCGGCGATGCCGCAGGAATGGTTTCACGACCTGCTGGCACCCGATGGACGACCGTTCCGCGACAGCGAGATTCAGACGATCCTCGAACTCAGCGACCTGGCGATGCACCTGCAGCCGCCCCCGCCGCCGCCGCCGGCCGGCTGA
- a CDS encoding zinc ribbon domain-containing protein — protein MKAEVAQQRSLLELAKLDAELSRITHRATHLPEQEACERLQAESEAAGDRVATLRIALEDIDAQVARLETEIEGVRRREDRDRSLLQSGATDAKQLSDLQHELETLQRRQTSLEDSLLEVMERREELQSQLDDEQRTLTSLETEMAAAREALEAAVAELSQARELQASRRDSLSAALDPALSALYERQRAGGGAGAGQLLGRRCGACRLEIDRGELSRISAAAEDDVVRCPECGAILLRVKGFDQ, from the coding sequence ATGAAAGCTGAAGTGGCGCAGCAACGTTCGTTGCTCGAGTTGGCGAAATTGGACGCCGAGCTGTCCCGCATCACGCACCGGGCCACCCACCTGCCCGAGCAAGAGGCCTGCGAGCGGCTGCAGGCGGAGTCCGAGGCCGCCGGTGACCGGGTGGCCACGCTGCGCATCGCGCTGGAGGACATCGACGCCCAGGTGGCGCGGCTCGAGACGGAGATCGAGGGGGTGCGCCGGCGCGAGGACCGCGACCGCTCGCTGCTGCAGTCGGGGGCGACCGACGCCAAGCAGCTCTCGGATCTCCAGCACGAGCTGGAGACCCTGCAGCGCCGGCAGACCAGCCTGGAGGACTCCCTGCTCGAGGTGATGGAGCGTCGCGAGGAGCTGCAATCGCAGCTGGACGACGAGCAGCGGACCCTCACGTCGCTGGAGACCGAGATGGCCGCCGCGCGGGAGGCGCTCGAGGCCGCGGTCGCCGAGCTCAGCCAGGCCCGCGAGCTGCAGGCCTCGCGGCGCGACTCGCTGAGCGCGGCGCTGGACCCCGCGCTCTCGGCGCTCTACGAACGCCAGCGCGCCGGGGGAGGCGCCGGTGCCGGGCAGCTGCTGGGCCGCCGGTGCGGAGCCTGCCGGCTCGAGATCGACCGCGGCGAGCTGTCCCGCATCTCGGCGGCCGCCGAGGACGATGTCGTGCGCTGCCCGGAATGCGGCGCGATCCTGTTGCGGGTCAAGGGATTCGATCAGTGA
- the panB gene encoding 3-methyl-2-oxobutanoate hydroxymethyltransferase, protein MSEHNVYGANSPAQPEKPRTKIRTHHLQKMKAEGHKWAMLTAYDYSTARIFDEAGIPVLLVGDSAANVVYGYDTTVPVSIDELIPLVRGVVRGAPHALVVADLPFGSYEAGPAAALAAATRFMKEGGAHAVKLEGGERVAEQIACLTAAGIPVMAHIGFTPQSVNGLGGFRVQGRGDAAEQTVHDAIAVAEAGAFSVVMEMVPAELATQITGKLTIPTVGIGAGPNCDGQVLVWQDMAGMSSGKAARFVKRFADIGGELRRAATQYAHEVAGGVFPADEHCF, encoded by the coding sequence ATGTCTGAGCACAACGTTTACGGTGCCAACTCGCCCGCGCAGCCCGAAAAGCCGCGGACCAAGATTCGCACTCACCACCTGCAGAAGATGAAGGCCGAAGGCCACAAGTGGGCCATGCTCACGGCCTACGACTATTCGACCGCCCGCATTTTCGACGAGGCCGGCATCCCCGTGCTGCTGGTCGGCGACTCGGCGGCCAACGTGGTGTACGGCTACGACACCACCGTGCCCGTCTCGATCGACGAGCTGATTCCGTTGGTGCGCGGCGTGGTGCGGGGCGCCCCGCACGCGCTGGTCGTCGCGGATCTGCCGTTCGGCAGCTACGAGGCCGGGCCGGCCGCCGCTCTGGCCGCCGCCACCCGGTTCATGAAGGAGGGCGGCGCGCACGCGGTCAAGCTCGAGGGCGGTGAGCGGGTGGCCGAGCAGATCGCCTGCCTGACGGCCGCCGGCATCCCGGTGATGGCGCACATCGGGTTCACCCCCCAGAGCGTCAACGGCCTGGGCGGGTTCCGGGTGCAGGGGCGCGGCGACGCGGCGGAGCAGACGGTGCACGACGCGATCGCGGTCGCCGAGGCCGGCGCGTTCTCGGTCGTCATGGAGATGGTGCCCGCCGAACTGGCCACCCAGATCACCGGCAAGCTGACCATCCCGACCGTCGGCATCGGCGCCGGTCCCAACTGCGACGGCCAGGTCCTGGTTTGGCAGGACATGGCCGGCATGAGCAGCGGCAAGGCCGCCCGCTTCGTCAAGCGGTTCGCGGACATCGGCGGGGAATTGCGCCGGGCCGCAACGCAATATGCCCACGAGGTGGCCGGCGGGGTCTTTCCCGCCGACGAACACTGCTTCTGA